The Gouania willdenowi unplaced genomic scaffold, fGouWil2.1 scaffold_434_arrow_ctg1, whole genome shotgun sequence genomic sequence aaccgcctgacaaacacccacatctGAGACAGCGCCTGACTGGAGGACACACTTCTAGGCCTTTGGTAAGTGAGCCTGCCCTTGGTATTCTCTTAAAAGGGGTACCCAGGGTGAGCTAGCTCATGCTGTTGTgaaaaagagttgtttccagcTTCGACCCATATTGGATGGGTCCTAATATCAATCCCATAAAACTATAGTGAGACTTCTCAACTTCCAATAGGAGGAAGTACATttagtccttttctttattagacaacaataatagagaataggcagccagcttcggagacaaggtagagggggaattcttgtttGAGTAAGACAGTTTTAGAACCATTGCCGCTATAAAGTCCCGCGGGAAAAAGACATGGCGCCCAACGTGGGGCTCGACTAAGTAAACTTTTTAATCCGGGAAAAGGAAAACGAGTACCGAGTCTAATTAAAGAACCTACGAAGTGCCCCTAAAAAGAGATATAGGAAGAGAATCTCATTGCCCTACCACACTGCTTGGTGGGAAGAGAGTGAATAGATTGGCTATCACTCTATGAGGAATAAAAGATAACTCAGTACGAAAGTAGTGGTGAAGCCTCAAACTCTTTAGTATTTGTCACTCTGTCAGGCCTGATCACCCTGAATAGAGTGagcaaagaaaaagagagagaggtcAGAAGTGTGCGGTCTGACACTTTGCTCACGAAATTGGAAAGGTGTCTTTTATTAAAAGAATCAGGTTAAGGTAAGCCTATTCAACGCGCGTGAAAATAAGAGGGGAAGAAAGCTATTGGAGCTCCCCTCTCAAGGAGATACCTCAGTCTCCGCTTACGAGAATACAGTGACACGAACGTaagacaaaacaatggcggagGAAATACAGTTACCTCCCCATTTTACTCCTGCTCGAAGAATGTCGACAGGAGGAATGTCAGTAGGCTCCACCGGTACTAGGGTACCTAGCAGAGAGATTGAGGCCGTGGAATTCGATGAAGTGATTACAACAGTGAGAGCAAACCTGGGAGACACAGTGGTGGCAGAAATATCAGGGCCTAAATGTACTATCTTAAATCCAAGAAACCCCCGTGGGGGTGATGGTGGTGGAGTAGCACGATGGGTGGCAACGCGATGGCCTAAGTCAGTCAATAAGGACAAAAACATGAGGGATATCAGAACGGGAAAATATCCTTGGAGGACGGCAAACAAAGTGAGgatagaaaaagaagaaataaagaatGATGGGATGGTATCAATAGTTAATGGATATTATTCCTGTTTCTACGATAAAGAACCAATATTGAGTTGGGATGAGTTAGAGGAAACTCTGGCAGCTGTCTTTAACGCGGTAGAAACAAGGACAATAGTGACCACCACGTGGGGGGACGGATTGTTCGGATATACTGACAATATGGCTAGATTAATGATATATCAAGCATGATCACTTTAAAAGCACTTACTTTGAGttgattttaaaagtgtttgAACTTTTGCTGATGATACTTGAAAAAACCCCAACGTATTTTAAAGAGTGATGGAGACTTCTGAGGAGACTTCCTTGTTGATTAAAGCTCAAAAACTGAAGATAGAAATTGTTCTATGCTGGAGATCAAAGTCAGCTGCACATCAAAGGTTGATATGGAACACCAAAATTTGGAACACTTGGTTTCTATGGCAACAAAAACCACAAGTGCCTTAACTTCTTTCTTCATTAAAACCCCTGTATTATTTGCAGAGGTGGACTTTGCCAACAGGCAAACTAGGCAGCTGCCTGGTGCCCCGCCCTCAGGGGGGCCCCCAACGGCTGACAAACTTTACTCAACAGTAATGTTTTAAAACGAAGCAATTGCAGTGACCTACCTTTTtaactctattttttttctcttggtcTGCCTTAATCCTTCCttaatatatacattaaaattaaaataaaaaaccaaccCATGCAATTCTGGTGAACAATGTTATGTCtttagaaatacaaaaacaaattgaattgtcagtgattaataaataatgacacATATCTAAGACACATATATATTAACAGTCCATATATTATGAGattcaaaatcaaaaatacactGTAGACTGCCAGTTTACCTCTTTAGCACTGTGGGTTATGAGGTTTTCAGAAGGCAGTGggtgatgacaaaaaaggtGGCGTAGAAGAAATCTTCAGGACAACTGAATTGTCATTTATTGTACAATCAAAGTCCTAAAACAGGATATCAAAAGAGACACCTGCTGAGAGTCTGCTGCCAAATTCTTGCAGCTCTGAAGCCCTTTTGATCAAGCAAGTGCCTATATACTTCAAGGATATGTCATCCAACGTGTGGTATTCATTCTAACATTAGCTCATACACTGGCAAAAAAGGTCATGCGGTCTGTGCAATAGGTTTGAGAAAAATAACCTATCAATCATTCTAAATGAGGGTCCCTCTTTGCTTGGAACATTTGGTCTAAAACGTAAGATATTCTTCAACCATTATTGATATAACACACTGGGTTTCATTCCATGAAATCTCATAGTACACTTTACACAAGTTATTTACGATGAAGACATACGTATATTTGAAACAGTGAACCTTAGTTCAAAACAGTATAAACCTTtaatattgaaatgttaaaCTTTAATACACATCAGTTATTCGGGTGAGATTTGAATTGTCGACCCTCctattacaagcccagcgtccttaatcAATAGCATTAGGCCACCACTCCACCTTTAGACCTCCACTTCACatagtttccaatgcttacaaaataacttctctCCTCAGaataggacttaaaccattgcggtacttttccatttagtccaactcACGCTTGGAATCTGTGCTAAATAAAAATGCGGttcacagtgtcaaatgcaacACTAAGATCCAatgaaatgagaacagaaactcttcctgaatcagtgttcaactttATGTGATTGATCACTTTAatcagagctgtttctgtgctgtgacaGAACCAAAGCCTGACAGAAATGTATCAAAGACTCTGTTGAAAGTTAATAActtagttggttgaagaccagcttctcaatgatcttggccatgaaaggAAGGTTGGTGATTAGTCTTTTCCAGTATAGAAatagcagttaattatctgacacaaatcagtcacAATTGACTTTAAAACAGGTTTAAACAGTTTCTTCTATATTGTATGTTTCTATTACAACAGAAGTTCTAGACTTGTgatcaggggcctcatttataaacgctgcgtacgtacaaaagaaagcatacgccacatataaacaaagtttgggatttataaaaaaaaacctgatgagATAATGTGCGCACCTCCACGGCTGCACTGACCTtgccgtacgcacaaaatcatgagaaacgggaaactcagacgccaacaggagaagaatgaaattaaagacagctctgtgaaattcatagaatttgtgtgaaataatcaaacgcattgaacatttcacaacacattaTTTGAAGAATGCATTTGCAAAGAcggaggaggaaaaaattatactgacgccacagggagtgagtgacgtgcgcgcgcctacaaatacagttttatatcattaataataataataataataataataataataataataataataataataataataatcaaaatcacatgatcattgcgcaaaactaCCGATCAATTGGCTATAAGAAGGAACACACTCTAATGCGTAAAGAtgcacagtggcttatctggcGCAGAGACTGGCGAGCACTGTAGGCAGGACCCCACCGTGAGGACAAGGTGCTGCGGGAGGGACGACAAGGCTGCAGAGGGAGGAAGACGATCGAGTTGCTGCAGAGTTTAATCCCATGTTTTTGGCGCATATGtagtgtatctgtgtgtgtcccACCTCCGTTACACAGAGAGTTAGGCCAATACCCTCTAATCCTCCAGCTTTTTGTGAGGCTGAGCTCCGGTCttctttcctccacctgttgaacagaTGCTGAGAGTGATCCATATTTTCTCCTCCGCTTTTATGACAAtcgtttatttttcacctgtcaCAGTCTGATGAGGCAATATGATctgcctttcttttttttcattcgtATTGTTCACTGTGTCACCAAATTACACTCTCCTGcgtgtgtccacctcaacaattaatacctccacctcacattgagtgaaatttgttttatttgctcgttttccTCCTCGGTCCGCCATGAAATTTGTTATCATGAATATTCATTCAGGGAATTCACCTGACCTTTTATGGGCACCAAATAGGCGGTGCAAGGTGTTTCTTCACGTGCGCCAACCttcgagttgattgtgatttagAAATGGAAACAGGCGTACCTAGGCACACTTttttaaatgaggccccaggacCCAAAAATTTGGTCACAGTCCCATTTTCAGTGGGATGtagacaagaaaaaaactaaaaacctttTGGCATTATTGTAACTTCTCTCTTTCCATATCTCACTGcagaaatttaattttaaaaactaataataaattggAATGGATTTTTACATACTACGTTTATCTTTTACTCTTTATAttgcatattttcatttatttgtaatttggtttgaaaaatgtttcctGTAGACTGTTATAACAGTGTGACTATTCCTTATGTTCAGTTTTCTATTATCTCACATAAAAACTGTTCCAcatgtttattaatttaatagaaaaGAGAAGAGGAAGGAACAGATTCCAGAGGAAGTCCAGCTTGTTcttgctcttggtgctgctgatgtgtgtgtgtgtagcggcGTTGGTTCGTTGGTTTGATACTGAGTTAGTTGGCGTCATCTCTTCGTTTCCTCTTGTTTCTCTAAAATAAACCACATGAACCTTTCAGTCAGctgaaaaaaaactttcactGTCACCTTTAAGTTGCTGTGTCAACATGTCAGCAGAGTAGACTTACATAGTTGATTTTGTTTGTCCAGCCAGGGTTCTCCGACAAATGGATGAAAGCATGCAGTGTGGCCTCAGCATTATATAAACCTTTTAACTCTGGTGACAATGCTCTCCACTGTAGATGGACAACAAGAAAAGTGTCAGTCGCACACACCAAAGACAAAAGTTTAAATATCACAGATCGTTCCTGGAGGAACAAAcgttaacactttacttaaagttttatacataaggctgacattacgctgtcattattagtcattagcatgaataaggtgtcatgaaggctgtcattaagtgttgttttgctaaattatgacatagCACCTTTGAAGATATGTTGGCATTCTCTGGGTTAAGTGGAGGAATCTAGTGGGATTAGGtgaggttaggggttagggcacAGTTCACCAAGGGCACCAAGTAGCCTTTATGGACCATATGAGGGGCCaccaggagctctagtcactagCTACACGGGATAAAGTTTTTTAGTATTAatctgcgtatgattgagagggagatttttggccatgttgttgttgatgtaatgtgtttgttgatgaattgaattgattttactgataattttaaattatgttcttatagattttaagctgttgaatattttctgttgcactttttgatcatgtaaagcacattgagttgccttgtgtatgaaatgcgctatacaaatacatttgccttgccttgctatCTCTTGGTTGGGGTTGGACACAGCTAACAACCCAATTCGatgaagaaaacactgttactATAAGCACAGGGTAAACAAAATGCTGGAGCATAATGTCTATTTTCAGAGTCGCATTAgtcagcacacaaaaaaaaaaaaaacatgtcacatttcctcactcccttctgtatttctcccacatcattaatttatcattaatttattttacttatctCTGtttctctaaacggctctgagCGCTGACGGATGAGACGGAGCGGAGTCACCTCTGTGCTTATGTCGAGCATTAGCGCAGGTTGTGGCAtcgtgtgattatgggttattttgaatgatcattaatgacttttctgctgggaatgttttaggatttcctttggaaaacataggaagagaaaccaaatataggacgtgaCGGTGTGACTGTAGTAAAAGGGCAGTGCCACATTGTCACAGCATTGGAGTctgaagtattctgtccaatcggACACCAACCGTTTCGCCTGCGTGACGtagttcagaaagtttggtgcgcttggcaaatagaatgtgtgaaagccggagcaaattaaaatgcaaaaaatgttgcagattcacctCCTGAATCGCACAGAGTCCaccggactatatgtgtgaaagcaccctaattACTATTTAAAAGTAACTTGCACAACACtgggtatgttatatatattatgatatgaataaaatatatatattgtttaaacgcaaagtggatttttacaaatttgtcatgttttatgaTGAGCTAAAAGTTGTTTGTCGTAAAATAGCAACATGGGGATTTTCTAGGAAACATGGAAAATTAAACGAttgaataaattaggagaaataaagtgttgcatgttgaaacttaaacatttctgacCTTTTAAAGTGCCTGCTATTATCATACCctgtaattaaagtgaaactgcgaaaatgtaatatttaagaagctcttttcgaactggtagccctttggactacgcatacctatgaagtagctcagttttagaaaggttggtgacccctgggttaggggttagggtaacaaacaacacttaatgacagccttaatgaGACCGTatccatgctaatgacaggtgtcatgtcataataatgtcagcttttatgtataaaacttcaagtgttactgAACAAACTAATTTACCCGTTCACCGAGGTGTTTGTTCACCACAGCGCTCGTCCTCACGCCCAGCTCTGCCTCCGCAGCTGCCCTGTTCTGTTTCAGGAAGAGCATGAAGGCGTTGGGGGGCTTTTTAATGTATGGCTCCTTTGTCACGATCACCTCATTACTGGGTGGGGGGGTAAAGGTTGGGAGCTCAACATGGTGTACCACAGCTGGAATGGAAGGGATGGTTGAGGGGCCAGGATTTTGTTGGGGGTAATAATCCGCTTTCTGCAAGACGGTGTTGACTTTATGGTCCTCAATGTTTGGGGCCCCATGCCTGACATCATTAAATACTGTAGGGCCACTTTTACAGT encodes the following:
- the LOC114460380 gene encoding transcription factor 7-like 1, which gives rise to MKKIIILKWKGKHFKRLHHQGSEEGLQDVTNPPLPSHPAVQQLTSTESLEDVVFVDEQMCAWKKPEYVQPEQVPYDEHRYRAQQHGGQCGGHCKSGPTVFNDVRHGAPNIEDHKVNTVLQKADYYPQQNPGPSTIPSIPAVVHHVELPTFTPPPSNEVIVTKEPYIKKPPNAFMLFLKQNRAAAEAELGVRTSAVVNKHLGERWRALSPELKGLYNAEATLHAFIHLSENPGWTNKINYRNKRKRRDDAN